Below is a genomic region from Astatotilapia calliptera chromosome 13, fAstCal1.2, whole genome shotgun sequence.
TGTGATGAAGGGGCTCAGCCCATTCTGTCCTGGCTGAGAGAagtgtttgtgatttttatagTCTTAAGTTCCATCAAACATCTGCATTCACATGCGGacgtacacacactcacaacagTCGCTTGTTCTTGGTCTTTTGGCGAGGATGGGTTATCCACTGGTGATTCTGTTGTGTGTGGGACTGTTCCACCAGACCACGAGGGCTGTCCATATGGATAAACTAGCAGACCAGAAGATTTGCGGAGATGCAGAGTGCTCATGTAAGTCTGAgcattaaaaacagaagcaTAGCAGAGCATGCAGGATGCAGCACGTTTCAAAATCAACAGTAGATGCTTATGTTTCGCAttcttcttttgtattttttcctgtGCTGTATTAGATGTTCTCTCCATGGCCACAGTCTTGGATTACTTCATATCTCCTGACTGCCGATTTCTCAACCTCAGAAAGGGTCAGGTGGTTTATGTGTACTCCAAACTCATTGCAGCAGAGGGCGCTGGAGTCTTCTGGTCTGGAAGCGTATGTGCAGATTTTGTACACTGTTTAATGGCACTGTACACTTGAGTTGTGAAAGACAGAAGATGTGCAACAGCTGtggtaaacaaacacaaaccttCTGGCTTTTCTGACAAGAAAAGACATTTGGTTGCATATCAGAGTCCACCGTATCTGAAACGAGCAGGCTTTTCATTATGTCAAGTTTTGTAAGAAAGGTTATGCATAATACATATAGAGTGTGGTGCATGCTAATTTGCTGGAGTTATATTATTTTTGCTGGCAGATTTACAGTGAGCGGTACGTGGACCAGATGGGCATCATTGGATACTTCCCTGCAACTGTGGTGAAGGAGACACAGAGGTTTACAGAAAACACAGTTAAGATCCAAACAACTGTTAGTACATTGAATTCTtttatgcaacatttttttttaaatgaatgaatacttttttttccccattccaTGTTAGGAAGTAGAACCTGATGTTTTGCTTGTCTTTCAGGACATGGACTTCTACTGCGATTAAGGGGCTGAAACCTCTTCCTTGTCAACTCTTTCTGTTAGTAACTCTGGCATTTATAAAGGACAAAGTATGCAGACATTAACTCAATGAGTCTTTTTGTCTATATTATTCCAACATTttgattatataaatatataaaagttaAAGAAATGAATTTTCCAGACaccttttttatgatttttcttGACTAGTAATTGCAATTATATTGTACTTGTCTTTGTTACACATCTAGAAACTGGCTTGGAGCTGCTTATGCTGAGAAATAGCTGCTGTGAAAATGATTAAATTCGTTTTCTAAAGcttacagtctttttttttattggagtCAAGGTTtcttggtagtgttatcagagACATCTTATAAAATCCTGACTTTTCATTCATTCTACTATGTTCTACTCCACTATGTTCTCAAAAGAAATGTCATCTAAtagaattaatttttaaaaaagtaatttaaaaaaaagtatcatgACTGGTGTGAAGAGCTCAGGACAGAAGGCCTAAATTCAGAttctattttacatttttattcatcctATAGAGAAAAAATGTAAGTATCCAAAGATGTTATATGtgacaaaaatacataaaacactatttaaagtatttttgttgttgttgtttttatcaggGTATTCTTATTTTACCAGCATTTGAGACAACATGACAGCATGTTTTGATGGAGCAGCAGAAACACAGTGGtaattttcaaataaatgaatgcatTTTCTAAAAATGCACCTGCTTTACTAAAAGCTCTGTTAGATGTTTCATGGTGATTTGGAAAAATACCCAGGTCAGACATCCTTAAAAGCTCACAAAGGCTGCTTATTGCCCTTTCACATTTTATGACTGTTGTcgcttttccaaaaaaaaaaaaaaaagaatagtgcCACGTTtttttatacaaaataaaaatgctaaaatgccCAAATGTTACGATGTATGAAATGAGTGCACGTTGTCTTCCAGTCTGTCTCTCTGCCTGCACTCACCCACCCTCCCACACGCCCACGCAGTTTCTAAAGATCTGTCATGATTAAACATGGCCTGGCATATTGTCGCTGTTAAGACTCTTTCCAAAGGATGATTTAAATCTCCTTTTGATTGGTTTTGAAtcatcagtcttttttttttatttctgcgtCACAGTACCCACCCAGATAAAGTGCTGAATATAACATCTCAATCAAATCTTTCTTTGACGTTTCCAACTGTGGATTATCAAAGTTAGACATTTCATTTTGATAAAGGAAGACTCTATGATTTAGTTCATGCATTTCAGAGCTGCCATTTAGTGTCTCTGCCATCTCAAGAAGTCTCTCACATCACTACTGAatgcacagattttttttgatACTACTGCAAAATTGTGCATTTTCAtcttgtttatttctgtttgacTGGAGGCATTCTTTAGTAAGCTTTACAAGTTTAGGAAATAGGGCTGTCACATACATAATCGATTTAACCCATCACCTGCTCAGCCCAGATCAATATTAACCTGCTTTATATGTGCCACCAGTGAATGTcactcagaaaaaaacatgccTGGGGCAAGGGTCTGATAGagcaagagaagagaagagaagagaagagaagagaagagtgaAACATTTCCTGAAGGAAAACAACATCTGTTTTAATACGTGTTCATATTTGAATGAAATTCTAATCATTGCACAGCATCCACAGAGGAAGTAGATGATGAATGTGAATGTGATTGTTATTAACAATTGACCtaaagaggagaaaaactcTGCCTTTTTTCAGCTGATTGCCAATTGAAGTTGCGAGAGTATTTGTGTAAGCCTATGCAAAACCACAAAATTCACAAATCACGGCAAGTTCAGTCAGTCTTCTGTCAGACAGCTGTAGCTTTAGGGTGTCACCATGGTGACAGGCAGTGAAACTGTGACACAAGAGATTGatgtatgtgcatgtttgtgtgtttcttctgTGTGAGCTAAAGGAGCAGCTGGCAAACGCAAGAAacacttttttcctccttccacCTTGTATCCCACCCACACCTCTGCGGTCAGCGGCATAGTGCCCCGTGGAGTTTGGAAATCAACAACCTCGGGGCTGGCTGCCAGCGAAGTGTGACATTTAAGACGTGATATGCATCTTCCTTTAGAATTTTCCAAAGTTGCCATGGCCAAAAAATGCTTTGCTTGCCTATGTGATCCAATTGGTGgcgatatatttaaaaaacaaaaacaaagaaataataagaaagaaaggaaaagataaaaataGTATATACCGTTCCACGCCTTTGAAACAGGAGTCGTGAGTTCGACTCCCAACCAGGGCGtttgtatccagtaagggtccccGAGCTAGACCCCCCATGCTAACCAAGCCTACCTCGGATATGAgctaagtggaaggaaggaTGCTGGGGGGCTAGTGAGTATCAGTACCACGGACCAGGAGGAGACAATGAACATCCACAAGTACATCAAGAAGATGGCCGCAACCAAGTACAAGCTCCATAGAGGCAGGGGTgtaccacaccaggcaagatCCCAGGTGCatgctgtgtaaagatgccgcTGAGACAATTCAGCACATTGCAGCACATAAGTGCATGATGCTCGCAGGCAGGGCATAGATGGAACGTCATAACCAAATTGCCAGCAGAATATCTGTGCcaagtatggcctggaagtcccgaggtcaaaatgggagacatcCGATGGtcgagaatgaccgagctaagatcctgggacttccagatacagacggctAACCAACCGGAAATAGTAGTAGTggaaaagcaaaggaaaacggctgtagtgatagatgtagtgATACCTAATGActgcaacatcaggaagaaggaacaggaGAAGCTagagaagtaccaagggctcagaaaAGAGCTCGAGTGGTCCCACTGGTAATCAGAGCACTCGGTGCAGTAAccccccaagctaggcgagtggctccagcagatcccaggaatagCAGCCAAGATCTCTGTTCAGAAGAGCGCAGTtctaggaacagcaaagataccgcacaggaccctcaagctcctagacctctggtagag
It encodes:
- the LOC113035032 gene encoding otoraplin, with the translated sequence MRTYTHSQQSLVLGLLARMGYPLVILLCVGLFHQTTRAVHMDKLADQKICGDAECSYVLSMATVLDYFISPDCRFLNLRKGQVVYVYSKLIAAEGAGVFWSGSIYSERYVDQMGIIGYFPATVVKETQRFTENTVKIQTTDMDFYCD